From Abyssibius alkaniclasticus:
TATCGGCATTCTGGGGCTGGATCGCGCCGGGGTTGAAAACTACCAGATTACGCTTGGCGGCGATGCCGGGCGCGATATGGCGGTGGGCGAACGCGCCGGGCCGGGCTTTGGATATGATGCGCTTGTGCCCGCGCTTGAACGCCTGCTCGACGCCTATCTGGACATTCGCGAGGGTGCCGATGAAAGCTTCATCGAGGCCTATCGCCGCCTTGGCGCGGCCCCGTTCAAGGCGGCGCTTTACCCCGACGAGGCCCGCGATGCAGCGTAAGGATTTGGCACAGACCGTGGCGCGGCTGAACGCGACCACCTGGGCGGATGACGCCACGGGCCTGCTTGACCAGGTGCTGAACCGTGGCCTTGTCGGGCAGGTGGCGATGGTGTCGTCCTTTGGGGCGGAAAGTGCCGTGCTGCTGCATCTGCTGGCACAGGTGCAGCCCGCAGCGCCGGTGATTTTCATCGATACGCAGATGCTGTTTGCCGAAACGCTGGATTATCAGGCCGATCTGGCCAGCCGCTTTGGTCTGCGCGATGTGCGCCGCGTCACGGCAGACGAGCTGACCCTGCGCCGGACAGACCCGTGGGGCAATCTGCACCAAAGCAATACCGATGCCTGCTGCGATTTTCGCAAAACGCAGGTTCTGGACCGCGCGCTTGCCGGGTTTGATGGCTGGATTTCAGGGCGCAAACGCCATCAGGCCGGCACGCGCGCGGCGCTGGAGCTTTTCGAGGCCGACGAAGCGCATGGCCGCATCAAGATCAACCCGCTGGCCTATTGGTCGGCGGCGGATATCGCCGCTTATTTTGAAGCGCATGACCTGCCCCGCCACCCGCTTGTGGCGCGCGGCTATCCATCCATCGGCTGTGCGCCCTGCACAAGCGCTGTGGGTGCGGGTGAAGATGCGCGCGCCGGGCGCTGGCGCGGGCAGGATAAAGAAGAATGCGGCATCCACTTTGTGGATGGCAAATGGGTGCGGACAGCCGCCTGAGGAGGGCAGAATGAACAAAGTGATTATACGCGATGACGGGTTTGCCGAAGATGATTTTGGTGAATTTGTCAGCCTCGATGTGCTGCAAGCCGGGGTGGAAAGCCCGCTGGCGGTTGAGATTGCCAACACGATCGACCCGATGGTGCTGGTGCCGCTGTTTCCGTGGATTTCGGCCATCCGCATCCCCTTTCCCAGCTTTGCCGACGGGCGCGGCTTCTCATTGGCGCGGCGCTTGCGGATGCTTGGTTTTACCGGGCGGCTGCGCGCGGCTGGCCATGTGATTTCCGATCAGTATTTCCACGCGCGCCGCTCGGGCTTTGACGAGGTCGAGATCGACGCATTGCTGGCCCGCCGTCAGCCGCAAGCGCAATGGATGGCCCGCACCGATTGGGACCGTCCAACCTATCAAGACCGGCTGCGCGCCGCCGTTTAGAAAGATTTTCCATGAATGAGATGACTGCTGTCAGCACACCGGTGCTGCCCGACGCCCAGACCGTGACCGAAGTGAAGCACTGGACCGACCGTCTGTTCTCCTTTCGGCTGAGCCGCCCCGCCAGCTTGCGCTTCCGCTCGGGCGAATTTGTGATGATCGGGCTGATGGGCGAGACCGGCCGTGCGCTGTTGCGCGCCTATTCCATCGCCTCGCCAAGCTGGGACGAGACGCTGGAATTCTACTCGATCAAGGTGCCCGATGGCCCGCTGACCAGCCGCCTGCAGCATATCGCGGTGGGCGATCAGGTTATTCTGCGCCCCAAACCCGTGGGCACGCTGGTGCTGGATGCGCTGTTGCCCGGCAAGCGGCTGTTTCTGGTGGCCACCGGCACCGGCATCGCCCCCTTTGCCAGCCTCGTGCGCGACCCCGACATTTATGCCCGCTACGACGAGGTGATCCTCACCCATACCTGCCGCGATGTCGCCGATCTGGCCTATGGCCGCACGCTGGTGGGTGGTTTGGCCGAAGACCCGCTGGTGGGCGAAGAGGCTTCGGCCAAGCTGCGCTACATTCCCACGACCACGCGCGAAGCCTCGCCCCGCATGGGGCGGATTACCGATCTGCTGCGCAAATCAGCGCTGGGCCTGCCCGATTTGGGCGCGGATGACCGCGTGATGATCTGCGGCTCGCTCGCGCTGAACCAGGAGATGAAGGCGATTTGCGAAGCGGCAGGCTTAGTTGAAGGCGCAAACTCCGCCCCCGGTGGTTTTGTGGTGGAAAAGGCGTTTGTCGGGTAGGATTGGCCGTTTGCAGCCGGTATCTGGCCGATTGGCGTGATACACAACCAGTGCCGCGCGCTATGCTTGCGGTATGAGCGATATTTCACATCTTTCCCGCCGCTATGACCGCGCTGCCAACCGCTGGCAGGCCAAAATGGACCGCTTTGGCTTTGGCCCTGCCTATCGGCACATGCTGGGGCAAGTGGCACTGCCGGCGCGCCCGCTTGTTGCGCTGGATGCCGACACGGGGTGCGGCACATTTGCAGGCGCAGCACTGGATTTCGGCCTGAGCTTCGCGCAGCTCGATCTGCTGGACCCGTCGGCCAGAATGCTTGCCCATGCAAGCGAAATGGTCGGCGCCCGCGCGCCGCTGCGCTGTTTTGCAACAGATATTGCCAGCCATGAGCCCGCCGCTTGCTATGATCTGATACTTTGCGCCCATGTGGTCGAGCATTGTGCCGACCCTGTGGCCACCCTGGCACAGTTGCGCGCCATGCTGGCCCCCGGTGGCACATTGCTGCTGGCGGTCAGCAAGCCGCATTGGTGTTCGTTGATTGTCTTTTTGCGCTGGCGTCACCGCTGCTTTGAACCCGCCGAGATGCGCGGCCTTTTGGCGCGTGCCGGTTTTGGGACAACCCGGGGCTACCCTTTCCCATCGGGCGTGCCCAGCCGGGTCAGCCACGGATATTGTGCAAACTGAATAGGAAAACCCATGCCCCTTGCCCTGATCGAAGTTTCCCTTGGCCCCGACGATACCCAAAAAGCCCTGGCCAGCTTTGCCGCCATGCGCGAAGAAATTGTTGCGATGGAGGGCAACCTATCCTTCCACGCCTTCCCCATCGATGGCGGTGTGGTTGTTCTGCATGAATGGCGCTCGCACCAAGCCTTTGCCGCCTATCGCAACAGCCCGGCTTTTGCGACACTGATTGCCACGGTCAAACCGCTGGCCACGCAGGTGCCGCGCAGCCGCCTGTTCGAGGAATACGTTGCGCCCGCCTAGTTTCGGGCGATACTTGCACCATGATCGCGCCAGACGCCTTTTGCTTTTACAAAATCTTTGCGCCTGAACCGTGCAAACTGGTGCGGTTTGACCGGCACTATCTGCTTTACAGCGCGGCAGGCAGCATTGATCTGGAAGTGGATGGCCGGGTGTGGACCCTGCCTCCGCTGCGGGCAGCG
This genomic window contains:
- a CDS encoding phosphoadenylyl-sulfate reductase — protein: MQRKDLAQTVARLNATTWADDATGLLDQVLNRGLVGQVAMVSSFGAESAVLLHLLAQVQPAAPVIFIDTQMLFAETLDYQADLASRFGLRDVRRVTADELTLRRTDPWGNLHQSNTDACCDFRKTQVLDRALAGFDGWISGRKRHQAGTRAALELFEADEAHGRIKINPLAYWSAADIAAYFEAHDLPRHPLVARGYPSIGCAPCTSAVGAGEDARAGRWRGQDKEECGIHFVDGKWVRTAA
- a CDS encoding class I SAM-dependent methyltransferase yields the protein MSDISHLSRRYDRAANRWQAKMDRFGFGPAYRHMLGQVALPARPLVALDADTGCGTFAGAALDFGLSFAQLDLLDPSARMLAHASEMVGARAPLRCFATDIASHEPAACYDLILCAHVVEHCADPVATLAQLRAMLAPGGTLLLAVSKPHWCSLIVFLRWRHRCFEPAEMRGLLARAGFGTTRGYPFPSGVPSRVSHGYCAN
- a CDS encoding ferredoxin--NADP reductase, producing MNEMTAVSTPVLPDAQTVTEVKHWTDRLFSFRLSRPASLRFRSGEFVMIGLMGETGRALLRAYSIASPSWDETLEFYSIKVPDGPLTSRLQHIAVGDQVILRPKPVGTLVLDALLPGKRLFLVATGTGIAPFASLVRDPDIYARYDEVILTHTCRDVADLAYGRTLVGGLAEDPLVGEEASAKLRYIPTTTREASPRMGRITDLLRKSALGLPDLGADDRVMICGSLALNQEMKAICEAAGLVEGANSAPGGFVVEKAFVG
- a CDS encoding putative quinol monooxygenase: MPLALIEVSLGPDDTQKALASFAAMREEIVAMEGNLSFHAFPIDGGVVVLHEWRSHQAFAAYRNSPAFATLIATVKPLATQVPRSRLFEEYVAPA
- a CDS encoding DUF934 domain-containing protein, translated to MNKVIIRDDGFAEDDFGEFVSLDVLQAGVESPLAVEIANTIDPMVLVPLFPWISAIRIPFPSFADGRGFSLARRLRMLGFTGRLRAAGHVISDQYFHARRSGFDEVEIDALLARRQPQAQWMARTDWDRPTYQDRLRAAV